A region of Pontiella agarivorans DNA encodes the following proteins:
- a CDS encoding metallophosphoesterase family protein: MNRCQFIGTLSVHGIAMTSMAAARASEAPASPGKALIASPPVVQNPRAAGLGISLAVSGLATAWVEYGFEKDNLAFTAVASQHGLVAADDRVLHIRVNHSEAFPTHTPIYYRVVAQPLHYKNAYKLERGEPQSTPVYALRLPDPNAQNIRVVSINDTHENAETLRRLNTQIEALQPDVLIWNGDTCNDFNGNDAPEQILLNPVNDLSMAWAATRPLLYSNGNHDVRGERAREIVKIFSPCPESTELPYNQALRFGPLALVILDTGEDKPDRHPVFAGTAAYEPYRENQAVWLKGVLQQEEIRNAPFKVAVCHIPLRGLEGQPDGTTLKGYARYSGFGARLWLPQLKAAGFQGIISGHTHVARHDMPTTDMPVHQFIGGGPKPEQATLTLIDAQLINDQASMLIQITDLHGRVLFKQSFAEASWLNQKHGI; encoded by the coding sequence ATGAATCGCTGTCAATTTATCGGAACCCTCTCTGTTCATGGAATCGCCATGACGTCAATGGCTGCCGCGCGGGCATCGGAAGCCCCCGCCAGCCCCGGAAAAGCGCTGATTGCCAGTCCGCCTGTGGTACAGAATCCGCGAGCAGCCGGCCTGGGCATCAGCCTGGCGGTTTCCGGCCTTGCCACGGCGTGGGTTGAGTATGGATTTGAAAAAGATAACCTGGCCTTTACTGCGGTGGCGAGTCAGCATGGACTGGTGGCCGCGGATGATCGGGTTTTACACATACGGGTCAATCACAGCGAAGCATTTCCGACCCATACACCCATTTATTACCGTGTTGTAGCGCAGCCGCTGCACTATAAAAATGCGTATAAACTAGAGCGCGGTGAGCCGCAGTCAACGCCTGTCTATGCTTTGCGCCTTCCCGATCCCAATGCTCAAAATATTCGGGTGGTCAGCATTAATGATACACATGAAAATGCCGAAACCCTGCGCCGTCTGAATACACAGATTGAAGCGTTGCAGCCTGATGTACTGATTTGGAATGGAGACACCTGTAATGATTTCAATGGCAATGATGCACCGGAGCAAATTCTGCTTAACCCAGTTAATGATTTAAGCATGGCATGGGCGGCTACGCGTCCGTTGCTCTATTCCAACGGGAATCACGATGTTCGCGGGGAACGCGCCCGGGAAATTGTGAAGATCTTTTCACCTTGCCCGGAATCAACCGAACTTCCTTATAATCAAGCGCTGCGTTTTGGCCCGCTGGCTTTAGTCATACTGGATACGGGCGAAGACAAACCGGACCGTCATCCGGTCTTTGCCGGAACGGCCGCTTACGAACCCTACCGGGAAAACCAAGCCGTCTGGCTGAAAGGGGTATTGCAGCAGGAGGAAATCCGGAATGCCCCTTTTAAAGTTGCCGTCTGTCACATTCCATTGCGCGGGCTTGAGGGACAGCCGGATGGGACAACCCTTAAAGGGTATGCGCGTTACAGTGGTTTCGGTGCCAGACTTTGGCTTCCGCAACTCAAAGCGGCTGGTTTTCAAGGCATTATCAGCGGTCATACCCACGTGGCCCGCCATGACATGCCCACAACGGATATGCCCGTGCACCAGTTTATCGGTGGTGGTCCGAAGCCGGAACAGGCAACGTTAACGCTTATTGATGCGCAGCTGATCAATGACCAGGCAAGCATGCTGATCCAAATTACAGATCTGCACGGTCGCGTGCTGTTTAAGCAGTCCTTTGCTGAGGCCTCGTGGTTGAATCAAAAACATGGAATTTAG
- a CDS encoding RNA polymerase sigma factor, whose product MPDEWVTKQTLLQRARNRDDEEAWNEFVKYYTGFIHAVLRQMSFFSKDFDDVTQEIMVKIWRNLSTFDGEKYQVHFRTWLSSLIRNYAIDYIKKNQGYNKRRDKAAELQGEEQLISQTDLDQIVEQEWVRHLTATALNSIRKLFSGVAVEAFELSLEGKSSREIGKELGINPESVRTLKNRVRQRLMKEIAQLRKELER is encoded by the coding sequence ATGCCTGATGAATGGGTAACAAAACAAACACTGCTTCAACGGGCCAGAAATCGTGATGACGAAGAAGCCTGGAATGAATTTGTCAAATATTACACGGGATTCATTCACGCCGTCCTCCGCCAAATGTCTTTTTTCAGTAAAGATTTTGATGATGTCACACAGGAAATCATGGTTAAAATCTGGCGGAATCTCTCCACCTTCGATGGTGAAAAATATCAGGTTCATTTTCGGACATGGCTATCCAGCCTGATTCGGAATTATGCCATCGACTATATCAAAAAAAATCAGGGATATAACAAACGCCGCGATAAAGCTGCGGAACTGCAAGGTGAAGAACAGCTCATTTCCCAAACAGATTTAGACCAGATCGTTGAACAGGAATGGGTCAGGCATCTGACCGCAACCGCCCTCAATTCTATCCGCAAATTATTTTCAGGGGTGGCCGTAGAGGCCTTCGAACTCTCGCTGGAAGGAAAATCATCCAGAGAGATTGGCAAAGAACTCGGTATTAATCCCGAATCCGTTCGCACATTAAAAAACCGGGTCAGACAGCGGCTGATGAAAGAGATTGCCCAGCTTCGTAAAGAACTCGAACGTTAA
- a CDS encoding SNF2-related protein: MQNFFPGQRWISETEPELGLGIVVEANTRTVQVFFHAAGEMRNYAASNAPLNRVRFAEGDEVKSNDGKTFVIAAVEEEPHGLVAYCADDGFRLPETELSDTSGFDRPETRLLNGHVDENVLFDLRLETLRARHRYSSLPVRGLLGARIDLLPHQLYIAHEVSNRPLPRVLLADEVGLGKTIEACLILHRLMVCNIVQRVLILVPNALVHQWFVELLRRFNLSFSIFDEERCAAIETGDPVTNPFLDEQLVLTNIEFLAGNPQRAAQAAACKWDLMIVDEAHHLHWSPENSSIEYTIVEQFARAIPRLLLLTASPEQMGLESHFARLHLLDPQRYPDVERFMAEHAHYADAAQTIEAELDTLTEQELAEALDRHGAGRVIFRNTRRNMTGFPKRIPHLVQLEDEAAPRPAVNWLVGFIHGHPAEKILVISKTAAEVTALVEAIKKQSGVDIANFHEKMPLVQCDRQAAWFAEPDGAQVMVVSEMGGEGRNFQMASHLVLIDLPDDPELLEQRIGRLDRIGQRGDVHIHVPYLSGSEEAQTVRWLHEGLNAFAEPVIGGYEMFERFKNRLDQVTDAVIAETRSEYSRVRKQIESGRDRLLELSSFRPEIGREVVEEIRSCEQTDDLQQYLLNLFDQYGIRVEALDRHSFHIRPDQLFDEWFPLPPDGLRITFSRSEALVHPDTILMSWDHPMVTGAGEMISSTERGSCAIAVDPAQDVPLKLQAVYILETVAPPGLNADRFLPPTPISISIDHAGTETEETTTRHLKDGESWKLLEHEGVRTQMIPNMLETSKTMAEQQAENIRSEARQQMLKTLGAEFQRLEHLQKVNDNIRDDELRHARKSISRLDRLLADARLRLDAIRIITAV, translated from the coding sequence ATGCAGAACTTTTTTCCCGGACAACGATGGATCAGCGAAACCGAACCCGAGCTGGGGCTCGGCATTGTCGTTGAAGCGAATACCCGAACCGTGCAGGTCTTTTTTCACGCCGCCGGCGAAATGCGGAACTATGCCGCTTCGAATGCGCCGCTGAATCGCGTGCGCTTTGCTGAAGGCGATGAAGTAAAATCCAACGACGGAAAAACGTTCGTCATCGCCGCCGTTGAAGAGGAGCCCCATGGATTGGTGGCCTACTGCGCAGACGATGGGTTCCGGCTGCCGGAAACCGAGCTCTCCGACACGTCGGGATTCGACCGTCCGGAAACTCGGCTGCTCAACGGCCACGTTGATGAAAACGTCCTGTTTGACCTGCGGCTCGAAACGCTGCGTGCACGGCATCGCTATTCCAGCCTGCCTGTTCGCGGATTGCTCGGCGCGCGGATCGACCTCCTGCCCCATCAGCTTTACATCGCGCACGAGGTGAGCAACCGTCCACTGCCCCGCGTACTGCTGGCCGATGAAGTCGGGCTGGGAAAAACCATTGAAGCCTGTCTGATTCTGCATCGGTTAATGGTGTGCAACATCGTGCAGCGCGTTCTGATTCTCGTACCCAACGCACTGGTGCACCAATGGTTCGTGGAGCTGCTGCGCCGCTTCAACCTTTCTTTCAGTATTTTTGATGAAGAACGCTGCGCTGCCATCGAAACCGGTGATCCCGTAACAAATCCCTTTCTGGATGAACAGCTCGTACTCACCAATATCGAATTTCTGGCCGGAAATCCACAGCGGGCCGCGCAGGCTGCTGCCTGCAAATGGGATCTGATGATTGTCGACGAAGCGCATCACCTGCACTGGTCGCCGGAAAACAGCAGTATTGAATACACCATCGTTGAACAGTTTGCCCGCGCCATTCCCCGCCTGTTGCTGCTGACGGCGAGCCCGGAACAGATGGGGCTCGAAAGTCATTTTGCCCGCCTGCACCTGCTCGATCCGCAACGCTATCCGGATGTTGAGCGTTTCATGGCCGAACACGCGCACTATGCCGATGCCGCGCAAACCATCGAAGCCGAACTCGATACCCTCACGGAGCAGGAATTGGCCGAGGCCCTCGACCGTCACGGCGCCGGCCGCGTGATTTTCCGGAATACCCGTCGGAACATGACCGGATTTCCAAAGCGCATTCCGCATCTCGTTCAACTGGAAGACGAGGCGGCGCCCAGACCCGCCGTTAACTGGCTCGTCGGATTTATCCACGGGCACCCTGCCGAAAAAATTCTGGTCATCAGCAAAACCGCGGCAGAAGTCACAGCACTGGTTGAGGCCATTAAAAAGCAGTCGGGTGTCGATATCGCCAATTTCCACGAAAAGATGCCGCTGGTACAGTGCGACCGCCAGGCCGCCTGGTTTGCCGAACCGGACGGAGCACAGGTAATGGTGGTTTCCGAGATGGGCGGCGAGGGGCGCAACTTCCAGATGGCCTCGCATCTGGTGCTCATCGATCTTCCGGACGATCCCGAACTGCTGGAACAGCGCATCGGCCGTCTGGACCGCATCGGCCAGCGCGGCGATGTGCATATTCATGTCCCCTACCTCAGCGGTTCCGAAGAGGCGCAGACCGTTCGCTGGCTGCATGAAGGGCTTAATGCATTTGCCGAACCGGTGATCGGCGGCTATGAAATGTTCGAACGGTTTAAAAACCGGCTCGATCAGGTTACCGATGCGGTCATCGCGGAAACCCGATCGGAGTATTCCAGGGTTCGGAAACAGATTGAATCCGGCCGGGATCGCCTGCTTGAACTCTCTTCATTCCGGCCGGAAATCGGACGGGAAGTGGTCGAAGAAATCCGATCCTGCGAACAGACCGACGACCTGCAGCAGTATCTGCTGAACCTTTTCGATCAATATGGCATACGAGTCGAAGCCCTGGACCGGCATTCTTTTCATATCCGCCCGGATCAGCTGTTTGATGAATGGTTCCCGCTGCCGCCCGACGGCCTGCGTATCACCTTCAGCCGCAGCGAAGCGCTGGTGCATCCCGACACGATTCTGATGAGCTGGGATCATCCGATGGTTACCGGTGCCGGAGAAATGATCAGCAGTACCGAACGCGGAAGCTGTGCCATTGCCGTGGATCCCGCACAGGATGTTCCGCTGAAACTGCAGGCCGTTTATATCCTCGAAACCGTGGCTCCGCCCGGATTGAATGCAGACCGCTTTCTTCCCCCCACCCCCATCAGCATTTCCATTGACCATGCCGGAACCGAAACCGAGGAAACCACCACCCGCCATCTCAAAGACGGTGAATCGTGGAAACTGCTGGAACACGAAGGCGTTCGCACACAGATGATCCCGAACATGCTCGAAACCAGTAAAACCATGGCGGAACAGCAGGCGGAAAACATCCGTTCCGAAGCGCGGCAGCAAATGCTTAAAACGCTGGGGGCCGAGTTCCAGCGTCTGGAACATCTGCAGAAAGTGAACGATAATATCCGCGACGACGAACTCCGCCACGCCCGCAAATCCATTTCCAGACTCGACCGGCTTCTGGCCGATGCCCGGCTGCGGCTTGACGCCATCCGTATAATCACAGCAGTATGA
- a CDS encoding RNA polymerase sigma factor, whose protein sequence is MPDEWVTKQTLLQRARNRDDEEAWNEFVKYYTGFIHAVLRQMSFFSKDFDDVTQEIMVKIWRNLSTFDGEKYQVHFRTWLSSLIRNYAIDYIKKNQGYNKRRDKAAELQGEEQLISQTDLDQIVEQEWVRHLTEADLKLRP, encoded by the coding sequence ATGCCTGATGAATGGGTAACAAAACAAACACTGCTTCAACGGGCCAGAAATCGTGATGACGAAGAAGCCTGGAATGAATTTGTCAAATATTACACGGGATTCATTCACGCCGTCCTCCGCCAGATGTCTTTTTTCAGTAAAGATTTTGATGATGTCACACAGGAAATCATGGTTAAAATCTGGCGGAATCTCTCCACCTTCGATGGTGAAAAATATCAGGTTCATTTTCGGACATGGCTATCCAGCCTGATTCGGAACTATGCCATCGACTATATCAAAAAAAATCAGGGATATAACAAACGCCGCGACAAAGCTGCGGAACTGCAAGGTGAAGAACAGCTGATTTCCCAAACAGATTTAGACCAGATCGTTGAACAGGAATGGGTCAGGCATCTGACAGAGGCGGATCTAAAATTAAGGCCCTAG
- a CDS encoding protein kinase domain-containing protein → MDHSETSPKLTRLMSLYYESETAERDFKPEFSPIYSELEPTTTHFQTDVLLARGGMKSIFRVFNPKTARYVAMARLNPGSPEELYEPFLREARLTAQLDHPNIIKVYDIGLNADSTPYFIMELKTGESLDVIINRNHSSPNKHLSKDVLASLLNIFLKICDAIDYAHSQNVLHLDLKPQNIQVGAHGEVVVCDWGLGKLIGNQDYDGGDFDRLLLNPDLLNNMTLSGRIKGTPGFMAPEQAEGKEDKSFQTDIYSLGAILYSMLTNALPVTGETPEKVLEQTCQGLIIPPATRCPDAQIPPALSAITLKALALNPKHRYASVSEMRQDLLNYQNGFSATAENAGFFREMRLFYLRQKKILNLSGIFILLLILAAGIAFALIHNSREEAIKALAELQIEKEERQRLGRDAAPQYHERALNALSRGNIEGAFNHIKTAAVLDSTNVEYHNLLAALYFMKGQYRKADQTFWEYPQSLYRMIRDVNQAFMKNNLTREEEYIQVEKMLKNCSQIKSTPLTMALFMHWALDEREDFRKLAQTYIPFKKELCAEILAYLEQQNNSGAASELLLRVLQTLQASPDWIGRRIPAARGAKLSENKEMKKQFEELIPDNLVLGQPLTSMGGVRSNPEFAVDGIITESNYWSAAPLPAQIDIDLGDIHTISKIKVFTNDFAKEARTFRYDILLSTQQGSYTGVASRTHRDDLASTVHEYEIEPFSARFIRLKINYHSGPIPLHIHEFEVY, encoded by the coding sequence ATGGATCATTCAGAAACTTCGCCTAAACTTACCCGGCTCATGTCGCTGTATTATGAAAGCGAAACTGCAGAACGCGACTTTAAGCCCGAATTTTCCCCCATCTACTCCGAACTGGAACCCACCACGACTCACTTTCAGACGGATGTCCTGCTTGCACGAGGCGGGATGAAATCTATTTTTCGAGTCTTCAATCCAAAAACCGCACGCTATGTGGCCATGGCCCGGCTCAACCCGGGCTCCCCGGAAGAACTTTATGAGCCTTTCCTGCGCGAAGCCCGCCTGACAGCCCAGCTGGATCATCCCAATATCATCAAGGTCTACGATATTGGCCTGAATGCAGACTCCACGCCCTACTTCATTATGGAGCTGAAAACCGGCGAAAGTCTGGATGTCATCATCAACCGGAATCACAGCAGCCCGAATAAACACCTGAGTAAGGATGTCCTGGCTTCGCTTTTGAATATCTTTCTTAAAATATGCGATGCCATTGACTACGCCCACTCGCAGAATGTCCTTCATCTGGACCTGAAACCTCAAAACATTCAGGTAGGCGCGCACGGGGAAGTGGTGGTTTGCGACTGGGGCCTCGGAAAACTCATCGGTAATCAGGACTATGACGGCGGTGATTTTGATCGACTGCTGCTCAACCCCGATTTACTCAATAATATGACGCTCTCCGGCCGGATAAAAGGCACCCCCGGTTTCATGGCTCCCGAACAGGCTGAAGGAAAAGAGGATAAATCCTTCCAGACGGACATCTATTCGCTGGGGGCCATTCTCTATTCAATGCTGACCAATGCCCTCCCGGTTACCGGGGAAACGCCTGAAAAAGTTCTGGAACAAACCTGTCAAGGCCTCATCATTCCCCCGGCCACCCGCTGCCCCGATGCACAGATTCCACCGGCACTTTCGGCCATTACCCTCAAAGCATTGGCACTGAACCCCAAGCACCGCTATGCCTCCGTAAGCGAAATGCGGCAGGATTTGCTCAACTACCAGAATGGATTTTCAGCGACTGCGGAAAACGCCGGTTTCTTTCGGGAAATGCGCCTCTTCTATCTGCGTCAGAAAAAGATACTCAACCTGTCCGGCATATTTATCCTGCTTTTAATTCTGGCCGCCGGCATTGCTTTTGCGCTCATTCATAATAGCCGCGAAGAGGCCATTAAGGCCCTCGCCGAACTCCAGATTGAAAAAGAGGAACGCCAAAGACTCGGACGGGATGCAGCCCCCCAATATCACGAAAGAGCACTGAATGCGCTATCCAGAGGAAACATTGAAGGCGCATTTAATCACATAAAAACGGCTGCAGTTCTCGACAGCACAAACGTCGAATACCACAATCTTCTGGCGGCCCTCTATTTCATGAAAGGGCAGTATAGAAAAGCCGATCAAACCTTTTGGGAATATCCTCAATCTCTATACCGAATGATTCGGGATGTTAACCAGGCATTCATGAAAAACAACCTGACCCGGGAAGAGGAATATATACAGGTTGAGAAGATGCTTAAAAACTGCAGCCAAATCAAATCGACTCCGCTCACCATGGCCCTCTTCATGCATTGGGCACTGGATGAAAGAGAGGATTTCAGAAAACTCGCACAGACCTATATCCCCTTCAAAAAAGAACTGTGTGCTGAAATTCTGGCCTATCTGGAGCAACAAAATAATTCCGGCGCAGCCTCGGAATTACTCCTTCGGGTTCTCCAAACGCTACAGGCCTCTCCAGACTGGATCGGCAGACGGATTCCTGCCGCCCGCGGGGCAAAACTGTCTGAAAACAAAGAAATGAAAAAACAGTTTGAAGAACTCATTCCCGACAACCTTGTGCTCGGTCAACCCCTCACCTCAATGGGAGGAGTGAGAAGCAATCCGGAATTCGCCGTCGACGGGATCATCACCGAAAGCAACTATTGGTCTGCAGCGCCGCTTCCCGCTCAAATCGATATTGATCTAGGGGATATCCACACCATTTCCAAGATCAAAGTATTCACCAATGATTTCGCCAAGGAAGCCCGCACTTTTCGTTACGACATACTGCTTTCAACACAGCAGGGAAGCTACACCGGTGTCGCCTCCCGAACCCACCGCGATGACCTCGCCTCAACCGTTCACGAATACGAAATCGAGCCATTCTCCGCCCGCTTTATTCGCCTTAAAATCAACTATCACTCCGGCCCGATCCCCCTTCATATCCATGAATTCGAGGTGTACTGA
- a CDS encoding SHD1 domain-containing protein, whose product MKTKVKGRRNINKGGASGFVISISIHAAAFMLAGMLVVFNVTKKEEKKFVPPKPVDRPKMKLKKPRVKMKKSARPKSMRRIVTKVQKANMPEVQLPEMNIMGNGFDGDIGGFDIVSDISEMSVFGSEQSIGNDLEGVVYSLLHDRNGGTISMGPDQFRDILRKYILSGWKGSVLSKYYQSPKKIYSTHVMVPPVPTAIAPGIFGVQELEDYFLFIKYEGKLVHKEDIKFRFWGIGDAYIFVNVDGKEVLMSALAIHHSWFDWWSSTVGGDRTYVLGNQRMVIGDWIELKAGEPVDMKVLFGEWKGGEVAGMLLVEVEGEEYPISRSGGPLLPAFKMEEFSWDQLTEISKFLAEGECSLTNGPVFNDYYTAKISTPEPVAFGDAEPAVEEDIEPEPSTMRIWTTEKGRTIEAEYLSAVSGKVILKTIRGKQVKIPLGALAQDDREFVLLSNPPKLNINFSKSTKVRKFGDTYTGDAPPVRGSFYTFSASVEQISMRPYGLELTAEFYAIGEEVGGEKHILLDHTTSSFTLTRENNFIHEFSGREVEMLDYIISDERRGQRYGGYLVVIRDKRSEIIAYESSSENFFRNLDKFKNLQNGWYFDKDINRCLPTPPEARSDLREN is encoded by the coding sequence ATGAAAACGAAGGTTAAAGGACGGAGAAATATCAATAAAGGGGGGGCGAGCGGTTTTGTTATCAGTATTTCCATTCATGCTGCGGCATTTATGCTGGCCGGTATGCTGGTGGTCTTTAATGTGACTAAAAAGGAAGAGAAAAAGTTTGTCCCTCCTAAGCCCGTTGACCGACCGAAGATGAAGTTGAAAAAACCGAGGGTGAAAATGAAGAAATCCGCCCGGCCCAAGTCGATGCGACGCATTGTGACTAAAGTGCAAAAGGCGAATATGCCCGAAGTTCAGCTGCCGGAAATGAATATTATGGGGAACGGCTTTGATGGTGATATCGGAGGATTTGATATTGTCTCCGATATTTCGGAAATGAGTGTTTTCGGTAGCGAACAGAGTATTGGCAACGATTTAGAAGGAGTGGTGTATTCTCTGCTGCATGATCGAAATGGCGGAACAATCAGTATGGGACCCGACCAGTTTCGTGATATCCTCCGTAAATATATCTTAAGCGGGTGGAAAGGCTCGGTACTTTCGAAGTATTATCAGTCCCCGAAAAAAATATATTCCACACATGTTATGGTGCCACCGGTTCCTACGGCAATAGCTCCCGGTATTTTCGGTGTTCAGGAGCTGGAAGATTATTTTCTTTTTATCAAATACGAAGGAAAACTGGTTCATAAAGAAGATATTAAATTCCGGTTCTGGGGTATTGGGGATGCTTATATTTTTGTAAATGTTGACGGTAAGGAAGTTCTGATGAGTGCCCTGGCTATTCATCATTCCTGGTTTGACTGGTGGTCGAGTACTGTCGGAGGCGATCGTACTTATGTTTTGGGTAATCAGCGGATGGTGATCGGTGACTGGATTGAATTAAAGGCGGGTGAACCGGTGGATATGAAGGTGCTGTTCGGGGAATGGAAGGGCGGAGAGGTGGCCGGTATGCTTCTGGTTGAAGTCGAGGGCGAGGAATATCCGATCTCACGTTCGGGCGGTCCTTTGCTTCCGGCTTTCAAAATGGAAGAGTTTTCCTGGGATCAGCTGACTGAAATTTCAAAGTTCCTGGCGGAGGGAGAGTGTTCGCTGACGAATGGTCCCGTGTTCAATGATTATTATACCGCGAAGATCTCTACGCCGGAGCCAGTTGCTTTCGGAGATGCAGAACCGGCGGTAGAGGAGGATATTGAGCCTGAACCATCTACGATGCGGATCTGGACTACGGAAAAGGGCCGAACGATTGAGGCGGAATATTTATCTGCTGTTTCCGGAAAAGTTATCCTCAAGACGATTCGCGGTAAGCAGGTCAAAATTCCGTTGGGTGCATTGGCGCAGGATGATCGTGAATTTGTGCTACTCTCGAATCCTCCGAAACTGAACATTAATTTCTCGAAATCCACTAAAGTTCGCAAATTCGGGGATACTTATACCGGTGATGCACCACCGGTTCGCGGATCATTCTATACGTTTTCTGCTTCGGTCGAGCAAATCAGCATGCGGCCATACGGTCTGGAACTGACTGCTGAATTTTATGCTATCGGGGAGGAAGTCGGTGGCGAGAAACATATTTTGCTGGATCACACGACCTCCTCTTTTACTTTGACCAGGGAAAATAATTTCATTCATGAATTCTCAGGTCGGGAAGTGGAAATGCTGGACTATATTATTAGTGATGAACGGAGGGGGCAACGCTATGGAGGCTACCTTGTTGTTATTCGCGATAAGCGCAGCGAAATTATTGCTTATGAAAGCTCCAGCGAAAACTTTTTCCGGAATCTGGATAAATTTAAAAATCTGCAGAATGGATGGTACTTCGATAAAGATATAAACCGGTGTCTGCCGACGCCACCTGAAGCGAGGTCTGACCTCAGAGAAAACTAG
- a CDS encoding VF530 family DNA-binding protein, with translation MENEELQNSPLHGLSAEAMLTELVEFYGWRTLDAAIELKCFRIQPTIPSALAFLKKAEWARNRVEEFYLYVYKGMPKGSPEQMALKPRERGFPLKVKPKKPRPLKPEEIKALQAEREALLPPGKRAPKRPPHRESRDYREFEEPGESSFKSKFSSSPFKKPR, from the coding sequence ATGGAGAATGAAGAACTGCAGAACAGTCCGCTGCACGGCCTTTCGGCTGAAGCGATGTTGACGGAGCTGGTGGAATTTTACGGATGGCGTACGCTGGATGCCGCGATTGAACTGAAATGTTTCCGGATCCAGCCGACGATTCCCAGTGCGCTGGCTTTTTTGAAAAAGGCGGAATGGGCGCGAAACCGCGTGGAGGAATTTTATCTTTATGTCTACAAAGGCATGCCGAAGGGGAGTCCGGAGCAGATGGCGCTGAAACCGCGAGAACGCGGTTTTCCCCTTAAGGTGAAGCCGAAAAAACCGCGCCCGCTAAAACCGGAAGAAATCAAAGCGCTGCAGGCTGAGCGTGAGGCGCTGCTTCCGCCGGGAAAACGTGCGCCGAAGCGGCCGCCGCACCGGGAGTCGAGAGATTATCGGGAATTTGAAGAGCCGGGAGAGAGTTCTTTTAAATCCAAATTTTCCAGTTCGCCCTTTAAAAAGCCGCGATAG